Proteins co-encoded in one Opitutus terrae PB90-1 genomic window:
- a CDS encoding ABC transporter ATP-binding protein — MIEVSGLTKRFGDFTAVQELSFTVRPGEVLGLVGPNGAGKTTTLRCIAGIIPASAGQLRIAGHDLAIQPIAAKRALAFFPDEPRLFDYLTVRQHLAFVARIYGVADHAAIAEPLLAELEIADKANELPGALSRGMKQKLAIACGLLHSPSVMFFDEPLTGLDPLGIRRMKDSILKRAAAGATIVLSSHLLHLLEEVCSHVLILKQGEKICDGTLAEVAQRFSNGEPDVSLEEVFLRATGGAER, encoded by the coding sequence ATGATCGAGGTCTCAGGCCTGACCAAGCGCTTTGGCGATTTCACCGCCGTGCAGGAGCTGTCGTTCACGGTCCGCCCGGGCGAGGTGCTCGGGCTGGTCGGCCCCAATGGCGCGGGCAAAACGACGACGCTGCGCTGCATCGCCGGCATCATCCCCGCCAGCGCCGGTCAACTACGCATCGCCGGCCACGACCTCGCCATCCAGCCCATCGCCGCGAAGCGCGCGCTCGCGTTCTTCCCCGACGAACCGCGGCTGTTCGACTACCTCACCGTACGTCAGCACCTCGCCTTCGTGGCGCGGATCTACGGCGTCGCCGATCACGCCGCGATCGCCGAGCCGCTGCTCGCGGAACTGGAGATCGCCGACAAGGCCAACGAACTGCCCGGCGCACTGTCCCGCGGCATGAAACAGAAACTCGCGATCGCGTGCGGATTGCTGCATTCGCCGTCGGTCATGTTTTTCGACGAGCCGCTAACCGGGCTGGATCCGCTCGGGATTCGTCGCATGAAGGATTCCATCCTCAAGCGCGCCGCCGCGGGCGCCACGATCGTCCTCAGCTCGCACCTGCTGCACCTGCTCGAGGAGGTGTGCTCGCACGTGCTGATCCTGAAACAGGGCGAAAAGATCTGCGACGGTACGCTGGCCGAAGTCGCCCAGCGCTTCAGCAACGGCGAACCGGACGTGAGTCTCGAGGAGGTTTTCCTCCGCGCCACCGGAGGAGCGGAGCGGTGA
- a CDS encoding NAD(P)/FAD-dependent oxidoreductase: MADVRRVVIVGGGAAGFFAAIACAEKLRGRGSVTVYEATAHPLAKVRVSGGGRCNVTHACFEPRELIKRYPRGGRELLGAFHRFQPRDTVAWFEARGVELKTEPDGRMFPVTDDSATIIDCLRRAAQEAGVQVITSLGVRSVEAIGASARPATGRDEVAPEHGRDARATRGFWLTLTDGTNVRCERLLIATGGNRPSAGLEIAQRLGHAIEPPVPSLFTFHIDDKRLVGLSGVAVERAAVAVKGTKLKEEGALLITHWGLSGPAVLKLSAWGARALADVGYDFPLLVNFAAPHTRESLSSELARVRAANPKKHIATWSPLPMPQRLWERLVVSAGIAAATPWAQIGNAALGQLTAMLVAAEFAVVGKSLFKEEFVTCGGVRLSEVDFKTMESRVCAGLHFAGEVLDVDGVTGGFNFQAAWTTGWLAGQAMAGE, from the coding sequence ATGGCTGACGTGAGGCGTGTGGTGATTGTCGGAGGCGGCGCGGCGGGATTCTTCGCGGCGATTGCCTGCGCGGAAAAACTTCGCGGTCGCGGCAGCGTGACGGTTTATGAGGCGACGGCGCATCCGCTGGCGAAAGTGCGCGTGTCCGGCGGCGGCCGCTGCAACGTGACGCACGCGTGCTTCGAGCCCCGCGAATTGATCAAGCGGTATCCGCGCGGCGGGCGCGAGCTGCTCGGAGCGTTTCACCGGTTCCAGCCTCGCGACACGGTCGCGTGGTTCGAGGCGCGCGGCGTGGAGCTCAAAACCGAACCGGATGGTCGGATGTTTCCCGTCACGGACGATTCGGCGACGATCATCGATTGCCTGCGGCGCGCCGCGCAGGAGGCGGGCGTGCAGGTGATCACGAGCCTGGGCGTGCGGAGTGTCGAGGCGATCGGCGCAAGCGCGCGACCGGCGACGGGAAGGGATGAGGTTGCTCCCGAACACGGGCGGGACGCCCGTGCCACGCGAGGGTTCTGGCTGACGCTGACGGATGGGACGAACGTTCGCTGCGAACGGTTGCTCATCGCGACAGGCGGCAACCGCCCCTCAGCCGGGCTCGAGATCGCACAACGGCTCGGGCATGCGATCGAGCCGCCGGTGCCATCGCTCTTCACGTTTCACATCGATGACAAGCGGCTGGTGGGATTGTCGGGCGTGGCGGTCGAGCGCGCGGCGGTGGCGGTGAAAGGCACCAAGTTGAAGGAAGAGGGAGCGCTGCTCATCACGCACTGGGGGCTGAGCGGGCCGGCGGTGCTGAAGCTTTCGGCGTGGGGCGCGCGAGCGCTGGCGGACGTGGGTTACGACTTTCCGCTGTTGGTGAATTTCGCCGCGCCGCACACGCGGGAATCGCTGAGCAGCGAACTCGCGCGGGTGCGCGCGGCAAACCCCAAGAAGCACATCGCCACGTGGAGTCCGCTGCCGATGCCGCAACGGTTGTGGGAACGGCTGGTGGTGAGCGCGGGCATTGCGGCGGCGACGCCTTGGGCGCAGATCGGCAACGCTGCGTTGGGTCAGCTCACCGCCATGCTCGTAGCGGCGGAGTTCGCCGTGGTGGGGAAAAGTTTGTTCAAGGAGGAGTTCGTCACCTGCGGCGGCGTGCGGCTGAGCGAAGTCGATTTCAAAACAATGGAGAGCCGGGTGTGCGCCGGGCTGCATTTTGCGGGCGAAGTGCTCGACGTCGACGGCGTGACGGGCGGGTTTAATTTCCAGGCGGCGTGGACGACCGGTTGGCTGGCCGGTCAGGCGATGGCGGGAGAGTGA
- a CDS encoding AEC family transporter — MLSYWDLLLLILPVFAIVAIGVVLRRVHWVEGAAEASMIRIVISLCMPCLIFESVVGNPAMREAGNVVLPPLVGFGTTVVSIVAGYHFGRLIGLTVGNGLRTFALSAGLANYGYLPLPIMGSMFGADSRGVLLIHNMGVEAALWTVGVLVLSGASWREGGKRLLSPIVLALFVSVTVNLLGWGGHLPAWFIEIVHSLAVVAIPLGLVMTGVNLANHLGEPRALFEPRVSLGAMVLRLGLLPLFFLALARWLPCSLELKRVIVVQGAMPSAVIPIIIAQHYGGRPLTAVQIVLGTTALAIVLTPLWLSAGLAWVGV; from the coding sequence ATGCTCTCCTATTGGGACCTCCTGCTGCTGATCCTGCCGGTGTTCGCGATCGTCGCGATCGGCGTGGTGTTGCGGCGCGTGCACTGGGTCGAGGGTGCGGCCGAGGCGAGCATGATCCGGATTGTGATCAGCCTCTGCATGCCGTGCCTGATTTTCGAGTCGGTGGTCGGCAACCCGGCGATGCGCGAGGCGGGGAACGTCGTGCTGCCGCCGCTGGTGGGCTTCGGCACCACCGTGGTGTCGATCGTGGCGGGATATCATTTCGGCCGGCTGATCGGGCTGACGGTCGGCAACGGGCTGCGAACGTTCGCGCTCTCGGCGGGGCTGGCGAACTACGGTTATCTGCCGCTGCCGATCATGGGCTCGATGTTCGGCGCCGATAGCCGCGGCGTGCTCCTGATTCACAACATGGGCGTGGAGGCGGCGCTCTGGACAGTCGGCGTGCTGGTGCTGAGCGGCGCTTCGTGGCGCGAAGGGGGAAAGCGGCTGCTGAGCCCCATCGTGCTGGCGTTGTTTGTGTCCGTGACGGTGAACTTGCTCGGGTGGGGCGGGCATCTGCCGGCGTGGTTCATTGAAATCGTGCACTCGCTGGCGGTGGTCGCGATTCCGCTGGGGCTGGTGATGACCGGGGTGAACCTGGCGAATCATCTCGGTGAGCCGCGCGCGCTGTTCGAGCCGCGGGTTTCGCTGGGCGCGATGGTGCTGCGGCTCGGGTTGCTGCCGCTGTTCTTTCTGGCGCTCGCCCGCTGGCTGCCGTGCTCGTTGGAGTTGAAACGGGTGATCGTGGTGCAGGGCGCGATGCCATCGGCGGTGATTCCGATCATCATCGCGCAGCACTACGGCGGCCGGCCGCTCACGGCGGTGCAGATCGTGCTGGGCACAACGGCGCTGGCGATCGTGCTCACGCCGCTCTGGCTCAGCGCCGGGCTGGCGTGGGTGGGCGTGTAG
- a CDS encoding TerC family protein yields MDWITDPQIWISLLTLTALEIVLGIDNIIFISILSGKLPREQQAKARQIGLSLALITRVLLLASLAWMVKLTAPLFGVFGFEVSGRDLILLGGGLFLIVKSVMEIHEKLEGEDGEVTARVAPTFVKVIVQILLLDLVFSLDSVITAIGMANKLAVMIAAVVIAILVMLKYAGVISDFVNRHPTLKMLALSFLLLIGVTLVAEGTHHHINKGYIYFAMAFAFGVEMLNLRLRKAPKPIELHQTYR; encoded by the coding sequence ATGGACTGGATCACCGACCCGCAGATCTGGATTTCGCTGCTCACGCTTACGGCGCTCGAGATCGTGCTTGGCATCGACAACATCATTTTCATTTCGATTCTCTCGGGCAAACTCCCGCGCGAGCAGCAGGCGAAGGCGCGGCAGATCGGCCTAAGCCTCGCGTTGATCACGCGCGTGCTGTTGCTCGCCTCGCTGGCGTGGATGGTGAAGCTCACCGCCCCGTTGTTCGGCGTGTTCGGGTTCGAGGTTTCGGGCCGTGACTTGATCCTGCTCGGCGGCGGGCTGTTTCTGATCGTGAAAAGCGTGATGGAGATTCACGAGAAGCTCGAAGGGGAGGACGGCGAAGTCACGGCCCGCGTCGCGCCGACGTTCGTGAAGGTCATCGTGCAGATCCTGTTGCTCGACCTGGTGTTCTCGCTCGATTCGGTGATCACGGCGATCGGCATGGCCAACAAGCTCGCCGTGATGATCGCGGCGGTGGTGATCGCGATTCTGGTGATGCTGAAATATGCCGGCGTGATCAGCGATTTCGTCAACCGGCACCCGACGCTCAAGATGCTGGCATTGTCCTTCCTGCTGCTGATCGGCGTGACGCTCGTCGCGGAGGGCACACACCATCACATCAACAAGGGGTACATTTACTTCGCCATGGCGTTCGCCTTCGGGGTCGAGATGTTGAACCTCCGGCTGCGCAAGGCGCCGAAACCGATCGAGCTGCATCAGACCTATCGTTGA
- a CDS encoding Tex family protein, producing the protein MALPNPDHVLRLAQELNVKVFQVAATAQLLAEGATVPFIARYRKEVTGELDETQVLAIRDRLDHLTAVDERRAAILSSLKERSLLTPALEQAIQAADTLTALEDLYLPFRPKKRTRATIAKEKGLEPLAELLFAQDPATDAVAAAQAYVGREYVADDGKNQKSKIETVDEALAGARDIIAERISDDKDARTRLRARYQSDAIVSSKVLIGKDADPEAAKYKDYFEWSEPLAKAPSHRILAMRRGEKESFLMMRVTLPDETLAVAEVAPLFVKAARVAPNASSSTLNSTCSDQVQLAVADACKRLLCPAMETEMRLDSKKRADEAAIRVFTGNMRELLLAPPLGQKAVLAIDPGFRTGCKVVLLDRQGKLLHNDVVFPDRHEQEARDKLAGFVQFFNVEAIAIGNGTAGRETEAFVRKLGLPATIPIVMVNESGASIYSASEVAREEFPDHDLTVRGAVSIGRRLMDPLAELVKLDPKSIGVGQYQHDVDQIALKRSLDDTVVSSVNGVGVELNTASKQLLSYVSGLNATTAAAIVARRNEHGPFKSRAELKEVPRLGPKAFEQAAGFLRIRHATHPLDASAVHPERYALVEKMAADLGATVADLMREGKLRAKLKLEAYVTADVGLPTLNDIMAELAKPGRDPREKFEAFAFDANVHEPKDLKPGMKLPGIVTNVTAFGAFVDIGVHQDGLVHISQLADTFVKDAATVVKPQQKVTVTVVEVDLARNRIALSMRSNPEIGPRPSSGPGTATPSSRSFSSSRPSSGPRSGSPAPAPRAPQSLNSDWFSAALNKKR; encoded by the coding sequence ATGGCCTTACCCAATCCGGATCACGTCCTGCGCCTCGCCCAGGAACTCAACGTCAAAGTTTTTCAGGTCGCCGCCACGGCGCAGCTGCTCGCCGAGGGCGCCACGGTGCCGTTCATCGCCCGCTATCGCAAGGAAGTGACCGGCGAGCTCGACGAGACGCAGGTTCTCGCCATCCGCGACCGACTCGATCACCTCACCGCGGTCGACGAGCGCCGCGCCGCGATTCTCAGTTCGCTCAAGGAGCGCTCGCTGCTCACCCCCGCGCTCGAGCAGGCGATCCAGGCCGCGGACACGCTGACCGCACTCGAGGACCTTTATCTGCCGTTCCGACCGAAAAAACGCACGCGGGCCACGATCGCGAAGGAAAAAGGCCTCGAGCCGCTCGCCGAGTTGCTGTTCGCACAGGACCCGGCCACCGACGCCGTCGCGGCCGCGCAGGCCTACGTCGGCCGCGAATATGTCGCGGACGACGGCAAGAATCAAAAATCCAAAATCGAGACGGTGGACGAAGCGCTCGCCGGCGCGCGCGACATCATCGCCGAGCGGATCTCGGACGACAAGGACGCCCGCACGCGGCTCCGCGCCCGCTACCAGTCCGACGCGATCGTCTCGTCCAAGGTGCTCATCGGCAAAGACGCCGATCCCGAGGCGGCGAAATACAAGGACTACTTCGAGTGGAGTGAACCGCTCGCGAAGGCCCCTTCGCACCGGATTCTCGCGATGCGCCGCGGCGAAAAGGAATCGTTTCTGATGATGCGCGTGACGCTGCCCGACGAGACGCTCGCCGTCGCCGAGGTCGCGCCGCTGTTTGTGAAGGCCGCGCGCGTTGCCCCCAACGCGTCGTCGTCCACGCTCAACTCGACCTGCTCGGATCAGGTCCAACTCGCGGTCGCCGACGCCTGCAAACGGCTGCTTTGCCCCGCGATGGAGACGGAGATGCGGCTCGACTCGAAGAAACGCGCCGATGAGGCCGCGATCAGGGTCTTCACTGGCAACATGCGCGAGCTCCTGCTCGCCCCGCCGCTGGGCCAAAAGGCCGTGCTGGCCATCGACCCGGGCTTCCGCACGGGCTGCAAGGTCGTGCTGCTCGATCGGCAGGGCAAACTGCTCCACAACGACGTCGTCTTTCCCGACCGCCACGAGCAGGAGGCGCGCGACAAACTCGCCGGTTTCGTCCAGTTCTTCAACGTCGAGGCGATCGCGATCGGCAACGGCACCGCCGGTCGCGAAACGGAGGCGTTCGTCCGCAAGCTCGGGCTGCCCGCCACGATTCCGATCGTGATGGTCAACGAATCCGGCGCTTCGATCTACTCGGCCAGCGAGGTCGCAAGGGAGGAGTTCCCCGACCACGATCTCACCGTGCGCGGCGCCGTCTCGATCGGCCGCCGGCTGATGGATCCGTTGGCGGAGCTCGTGAAGCTCGATCCGAAATCGATCGGCGTCGGCCAATATCAGCACGATGTCGACCAGATTGCGCTCAAGCGCTCGCTCGACGACACCGTCGTCAGCTCGGTCAACGGCGTCGGCGTCGAACTCAACACCGCCTCGAAGCAGCTGCTGAGTTACGTCTCCGGTCTGAACGCCACCACCGCCGCCGCAATCGTCGCGCGCCGCAACGAGCATGGCCCGTTCAAATCGCGCGCCGAGTTGAAGGAGGTGCCGCGGCTCGGCCCGAAGGCCTTCGAGCAAGCCGCCGGTTTTCTTCGGATCCGCCACGCGACCCATCCGCTCGACGCCAGCGCGGTGCACCCGGAGCGTTATGCGCTCGTCGAGAAAATGGCGGCCGATCTCGGCGCCACCGTCGCGGATTTGATGCGCGAGGGGAAACTCCGCGCGAAGCTCAAGCTCGAGGCGTACGTCACCGCCGACGTCGGACTGCCCACGCTCAACGACATCATGGCCGAGCTCGCGAAGCCCGGCCGCGATCCACGCGAAAAATTCGAGGCGTTCGCGTTCGACGCGAACGTCCACGAGCCGAAGGACCTGAAGCCCGGCATGAAGCTGCCCGGCATCGTGACGAACGTCACCGCATTCGGCGCGTTCGTGGACATCGGCGTTCACCAGGACGGCTTGGTCCACATCAGCCAGCTCGCCGACACCTTCGTGAAGGACGCCGCGACCGTGGTGAAGCCGCAGCAGAAGGTGACGGTGACGGTCGTCGAAGTCGATCTGGCGCGGAACCGGATCGCGCTCTCGATGCGCAGCAATCCCGAAATCGGCCCGCGCCCCTCATCCGGCCCTGGGACCGCGACGCCCTCGTCGCGGTCGTTTTCCTCGTCACGACCGTCGTCGGGTCCGCGCTCCGGATCGCCCGCGCCAGCTCCACGCGCGCCGCAATCACTCAACTCCGACTGGTTCTCCGCCGCGCTGAACAAAAAGCGGTAG
- a CDS encoding energy transducer TonB — protein MSSFATLAALAAASDYDELPVPVKSVAPTYPPEMKQEKASGIVMVKISIDENGDVVDRVVAKSTRAEFDEAALAAISKWKFKPAKKDGAAVKATVTIPIKFTAES, from the coding sequence ATGAGCTCGTTCGCCACGCTCGCTGCGTTGGCGGCGGCCAGTGACTACGACGAATTGCCGGTCCCGGTGAAATCCGTGGCGCCGACCTATCCGCCGGAAATGAAGCAGGAAAAAGCTTCCGGGATCGTGATGGTGAAGATCTCGATCGACGAGAACGGCGACGTGGTCGACCGCGTGGTCGCGAAGTCGACGCGCGCGGAGTTCGACGAGGCGGCGCTCGCGGCGATCAGCAAGTGGAAGTTCAAGCCGGCCAAAAAGGACGGCGCCGCGGTGAAGGCGACGGTGACGATCCCGATCAAGTTCACGGCGGAGAGCTGA
- a CDS encoding TlpA family protein disulfide reductase, with product MRFLVALSLAVMLSGAPLRAADVSAEAVEQQLVELAASKEVTVVHLWAPWCPNCAAEMRPDGWAKFVADHPKVKVVFVNIWHANQDPAPKLAAGGLGGQPNFVALTHPNPARKKGESLDRLLGFPVTWVPTTWVMRDGKLRYAINYGEVRFDMLQQMVEDAARKW from the coding sequence ATGAGATTCCTCGTTGCCCTCAGTCTGGCCGTGATGTTGTCGGGAGCGCCGCTGCGTGCGGCTGACGTGTCCGCGGAGGCCGTCGAACAGCAGCTCGTCGAACTCGCGGCGAGCAAGGAGGTGACCGTGGTGCATCTCTGGGCGCCCTGGTGCCCGAACTGCGCGGCGGAGATGCGACCGGACGGCTGGGCGAAGTTCGTCGCGGACCATCCCAAGGTGAAAGTCGTGTTCGTGAACATCTGGCACGCGAACCAGGATCCGGCGCCGAAGCTCGCGGCGGGCGGGCTCGGCGGGCAGCCGAATTTCGTGGCGCTGACGCATCCGAATCCGGCGCGGAAAAAGGGCGAGTCGCTCGACCGGCTGCTCGGTTTTCCGGTGACGTGGGTGCCGACGACGTGGGTGATGCGCGACGGGAAGCTGCGCTACGCGATCAACTACGGCGAAGTGCGTTTCGACATGCTGCAGCAGATGGTGGAGGACGCCGCGCGGAAGTGGTGA
- a CDS encoding ABC transporter permease, with product MINWIIQVFSITASFLKSLPERRGMAIAATVGIAGVVAVLVGVLSMAEGFRRAMTVSGDPGIALVLRAGADTEMTSGLGRGETRLIADAPGLARNAAGPLASAELFVIISLPKRSTGTDANIALRGISPAAYEVRGNIQLLSGRRFEAGRNEVIVGAGAARHFAGLDLGHTIRVGQNDWTVVGIFSAAGGVAESEIWTDAAVLQPAYQRGDSYQAVYARLSSPESFQEFRDALTTNPQLNVKVVRQSEFYAEQSSLVTTFIRSIGLAIAGLMALGALFGALNTMYSAVSARTREIATLRALGFGSGAVIVSVLLESLALALLGGACGGLLAYLAFDGFTASTINWQTFSQVAFAFTVSPELLVRAITWAAFIGVLGGFFPAIHAARIPIATALRET from the coding sequence ATGATCAACTGGATCATCCAAGTCTTCTCGATCACCGCGTCGTTCCTAAAATCGCTCCCGGAGCGCCGCGGCATGGCGATCGCCGCGACGGTCGGCATCGCCGGTGTCGTCGCGGTGCTCGTCGGCGTGCTGTCGATGGCCGAAGGTTTCCGGCGTGCCATGACGGTTTCCGGTGATCCGGGCATCGCGCTCGTGCTGCGCGCCGGCGCCGACACGGAAATGACCAGTGGACTCGGCCGCGGCGAAACGCGGCTGATCGCCGATGCGCCCGGGCTTGCGCGCAACGCCGCCGGTCCGCTCGCCTCCGCCGAGCTGTTCGTGATCATCAGTCTCCCGAAGCGCTCGACCGGCACCGACGCCAACATCGCGCTGCGCGGCATCTCGCCCGCCGCCTACGAGGTGCGCGGCAACATCCAGCTGCTGTCCGGCCGCCGGTTCGAAGCCGGTCGCAACGAGGTGATCGTCGGCGCCGGCGCGGCGCGACACTTTGCGGGGCTCGATCTCGGCCACACGATCCGCGTCGGCCAAAACGACTGGACCGTCGTCGGCATCTTCTCCGCCGCCGGCGGCGTGGCCGAATCGGAAATCTGGACCGACGCCGCCGTGTTGCAGCCCGCCTACCAGCGCGGCGACAGCTACCAGGCCGTCTACGCGCGGCTGAGTTCGCCCGAATCTTTCCAGGAGTTCCGCGATGCGCTCACCACGAATCCGCAGCTCAACGTGAAGGTCGTCCGGCAGTCGGAGTTTTACGCGGAGCAGTCGTCACTGGTCACCACGTTCATTCGCAGCATCGGCCTCGCGATCGCCGGACTGATGGCGCTGGGCGCGCTGTTCGGCGCGCTCAACACGATGTACAGCGCGGTATCCGCGCGCACCCGCGAGATCGCGACGTTGCGTGCACTCGGCTTCGGCTCGGGTGCGGTGATCGTGTCCGTGCTGCTCGAATCGCTCGCGCTGGCACTGCTCGGCGGCGCGTGCGGCGGACTGCTGGCGTATCTCGCCTTCGACGGGTTCACGGCCTCGACGATCAACTGGCAGACGTTCAGCCAGGTGGCGTTCGCGTTCACCGTCTCGCCCGAGTTGCTTGTGCGCGCGATCACGTGGGCGGCGTTCATCGGCGTGCTCGGCGGCTTTTTCCCTGCGATCCATGCCGCCCGCATCCCAATCGCGACCGCGCTCCGGGAAACGTGA
- a CDS encoding ABC transporter permease yields the protein MKFFSLVASNLKRKKVRTLLTILSIFVAFFLFGLLCALKKALDGGVSVAGADRLITRHKVSIIQMMPVSYRNRIASMPGVSGIASQSWFGGIYQDPSNFFATLAVDPEPFLELYPEFVLPADQKATWLKTRTGAIVGRATAERFKWKVGDRIPLQSPIWQREDGGHAWEFDLVGIYDAGKKGTDTTQFFLHYDYYDEGRAFAKGQIGWFTVRIADPAQAAQIAARIDREFANSPTETKTEPEGAFAAGFAQQVGDIGLIVTGIMSAVFFTILLVAGNTIAQGVRERVEEIGVLKAVGFPNGLVLGLVLAESCLIAALGGLVGLGLAWLATMGGSPVPGLLPVFFIPSKDILLGIVLVLALGLLTGLLPALQAMRLGVADALRRQT from the coding sequence ATGAAATTTTTCTCCCTCGTTGCGAGCAACCTAAAGCGGAAAAAGGTCCGCACGCTGCTCACGATCCTTTCGATCTTCGTCGCGTTCTTCCTCTTCGGCCTGCTCTGCGCACTGAAGAAGGCGCTCGACGGCGGCGTGAGCGTCGCCGGTGCCGACCGGCTCATCACGCGCCACAAGGTTTCCATCATCCAGATGATGCCGGTCAGCTACCGCAACCGCATCGCCTCGATGCCCGGCGTCTCCGGCATCGCCTCGCAATCGTGGTTCGGCGGAATCTATCAGGACCCGAGCAACTTTTTCGCGACGCTCGCCGTGGATCCGGAGCCGTTCCTCGAGCTGTATCCCGAGTTCGTGCTGCCAGCGGATCAGAAAGCCACCTGGCTCAAGACCCGCACCGGCGCGATCGTCGGCCGCGCCACGGCCGAGCGGTTCAAGTGGAAAGTAGGCGACCGCATCCCGCTGCAGTCACCCATCTGGCAGCGCGAGGACGGCGGTCACGCGTGGGAATTCGATCTCGTCGGTATTTACGACGCCGGCAAAAAGGGCACCGACACGACCCAGTTCTTCCTCCACTACGACTATTACGACGAAGGCCGCGCTTTCGCGAAAGGCCAGATCGGTTGGTTCACGGTGCGCATCGCCGATCCCGCGCAGGCCGCCCAGATCGCCGCGCGGATCGACCGCGAATTCGCCAACTCGCCCACCGAAACCAAGACCGAGCCGGAGGGCGCGTTCGCGGCCGGGTTCGCCCAGCAGGTCGGCGACATCGGGCTGATCGTCACCGGCATCATGAGCGCGGTGTTCTTCACCATCCTGCTCGTCGCCGGCAACACGATCGCCCAAGGTGTGCGCGAACGCGTTGAGGAGATCGGCGTGCTGAAGGCGGTCGGCTTTCCCAACGGACTCGTGCTCGGGCTCGTGCTCGCGGAATCCTGCCTGATCGCCGCGCTCGGCGGGTTGGTTGGACTCGGGCTCGCCTGGCTCGCGACGATGGGCGGCAGCCCGGTGCCCGGCCTGCTGCCGGTGTTCTTCATTCCCTCGAAGGACATCCTGCTCGGGATCGTCCTGGTCCTTGCCTTGGGGCTGCTCACCGGCCTGCTGCCCGCACTGCAGGCCATGCGGCTCGGCGTGGCCGACGCGCTCCGCCGGCAAACGTGA
- a CDS encoding ABC transporter ATP-binding protein, whose product MSSANDTLIHVADVEKLYRRGAEEIHVLTGIDLTVQRGEFLALMGPSGSGKSTLLNLIGGLDRPTRGSVTIGADRIDQLSDRKLADWRARHVGFVFQFYNLIPVMTAERNVELPLLLTHLSKSERRAHVATALGVVGLDHRTRHYPRQLSGGEQQRVGIARAIATDPTILLCDEPTGDLDRKSGDEILTLLQALNREHGKTIIMVTHDPHASARATRTVYLNKGQLSAEKPE is encoded by the coding sequence ATGAGCTCAGCCAACGACACCCTGATTCACGTCGCGGACGTGGAGAAACTCTACCGCCGCGGCGCGGAGGAGATCCACGTCCTCACCGGCATCGACCTCACCGTCCAGCGCGGCGAATTCCTCGCGCTCATGGGGCCGTCCGGCTCCGGCAAATCGACGCTGCTCAATCTCATCGGCGGACTCGATCGACCGACTCGCGGCTCCGTCACCATCGGGGCCGACCGGATCGACCAGCTCTCCGATCGCAAGCTGGCCGACTGGCGCGCGCGTCACGTCGGGTTCGTGTTCCAGTTCTACAACCTGATTCCGGTGATGACAGCCGAGCGCAACGTCGAGCTGCCGCTCCTGCTGACGCATCTCTCGAAATCCGAGCGCCGCGCGCACGTGGCCACGGCGCTGGGCGTCGTCGGCCTGGATCATCGCACGCGCCACTATCCGCGCCAGCTCTCCGGTGGCGAACAGCAGCGCGTCGGCATCGCCCGCGCGATCGCCACCGACCCGACGATCCTGCTCTGCGACGAGCCCACCGGCGATCTCGACCGCAAGTCCGGCGACGAGATCCTCACGCTGTTGCAGGCGCTGAATCGCGAGCACGGCAAGACGATCATCATGGTCACGCACGACCCGCATGCCTCGGCACGGGCCACGCGCACGGTCTACCTCAACAAGGGCCAGCTCTCCGCCGAGAAACCGGAATAG